GGCTTTTCCATGAACGGATTCATCAAAAAATCACTTTTAGCCCTGGCCCTGCTCTGTCTGGGCACGGGCATGGCCCAGGCCCGCGATCAGATCAAGATCGTCGGTTCGTCCACCGTCTACCCGTTCTCCAGCTATGTCGCCGAAGAACTGGGGGCCACCACCAAATTCAAGGCACCCGTGGTCGAGTCCACCGGCTCCGGCGGCGGTCAGAAACTGTTTGGCGCCGGCGTTGGCGATAACACCCCGGATATCGCCAACTCCTCCCGCCGCATGAAGGACAGCGAATTCGAAAAGGCCGCCGCCAACGGCGTGACCGACATCACCGAGGCCATCATCGGCTTCGACGGTATCGCCATCGCCCAGAACAAGGACAACGCGCCCATGTCCCTGACCCTGGAAGAGCTGGCCATGGCCGTGGCCGCCGAAGTCCCGGTGGACGGCAAGCTGGTCCCAAATCCGTACAAGACCTGGAACGAAATCAACGCCAAGCTGCCGGCCCGCAAGATCGTGTTCTACGGCCCGCCGACCTCTTCCGGCACCCGTGACGCCTTCGAGGAAATGGTCGTGGAAAAAGTCTGCAAAAAGATGGGCGGCTACCCCAAGGATTACAAGGCCATCCGTCAGGACAGCGCCTACGTTCCGGCTGGCGAGAATGACAACCTGATCGTCCAGAAGCTGGCCAAGGACAAAGATGCGTTCGGCATCTTCGGCTACAGCTTCCTGGAAGAAAACGGCGACACCATCCAGGGCGCGGCCATCAATGGCGTTTCTCCCACGCCCGATGACATCGCCTCCGGCAAGTACCCCATCTCCCGCTCCCTGTATTTCTACATCAAGAACGCCCACTACAATGCCGTGCCCGGCCTGAAGGAATACGTGGAGCTGTTCATGAGCGACAAGATGATCGGCGACAAGGGCCTGCTGAAGAAGATCGGCCTCATCCCGCTGCCCGAGGATGTCCGCGCCAAGGCCCGCCAGGCGGTGCTGGACAAGAAGAAGCTGTCTCTCGAAGACCTGAAGCACAAATAACCGGGCGCCACGCCCAGGCCGGGGCCGATGCGTGCGGACGCATCGGCCCTTTGGCGCTCCAACGCGCGCACTGAACGAGGTATCCCGTGACCACGTCCCTTATCGCCCAACTTCTCTTTGCCGGCCTGCTGCCCCTGGCGGGCATGGCCTATCTGCTGGGACGGCGCACCATCCGCGCCCAGCAGGACCCGAAGGCCACCTTCAAGGCCTCGGAAAATCTGTACGGCTGGTTCGCCGTGGTCCGCATGGCGGCCCCGGCGGTCATCATCTGTACCGGGGCGGCCTTGATCCAGGCCACGGGTCTGGCCGAGGTGCCCTGGCCCATGCTCGCCGCCGCCACCCTCCTGGCCGCGGCCGCCGCGCTCTGGCTGGCCCTGCGGGCCATTGGCCCCAGCCTGCGCGCCCGGGTCGTGTTGGAAAAACTGATCCTGCGCATCCTGCTCCTGGCCTCCCTGCTGTCCATTCTGGCGACCATCGGCATCGTGCTGTCGGTGATTTTCGAGGCCGTCAAATTTTTCCGCATCGTCGGCATCTGGGACTTCCTGACCGGGACCACCTGGAATCCGGACGCGGCCATGGTGGCCGAGGACGGCACGATCCAACCCCTGTTCGGATCCGTGCCGCTTTTTGGCGGCACCTTCATGATCACGGCCATCGCCATGCTCGTGGCCATCCCGGTGGGCCTTATGTCGGCCATCTGCATGTCCGAATACGCCTCCCTCAAAATCCGGCGCATCGCCAAGCCGGCCCTGGAAATCCTGGCCGGCATCCCGACCGTGGTCTACGGCTTTTTCGCGGCCATCACGGTCAGCCCGCTGATCGTGCGCCTGGCCGAATCCGTGGG
This genomic stretch from Deltaproteobacteria bacterium harbors:
- a CDS encoding phosphate ABC transporter permease subunit PstC; protein product: MTTSLIAQLLFAGLLPLAGMAYLLGRRTIRAQQDPKATFKASENLYGWFAVVRMAAPAVIICTGAALIQATGLAEVPWPMLAAATLLAAAAALWLALRAIGPSLRARVVLEKLILRILLLASLLSILATIGIVLSVIFEAVKFFRIVGIWDFLTGTTWNPDAAMVAEDGTIQPLFGSVPLFGGTFMITAIAMLVAIPVGLMSAICMSEYASLKIRRIAKPALEILAGIPTVVYGFFAAITVSPLIVRLAESVG
- a CDS encoding PstS family phosphate ABC transporter substrate-binding protein, producing MNGFIKKSLLALALLCLGTGMAQARDQIKIVGSSTVYPFSSYVAEELGATTKFKAPVVESTGSGGGQKLFGAGVGDNTPDIANSSRRMKDSEFEKAAANGVTDITEAIIGFDGIAIAQNKDNAPMSLTLEELAMAVAAEVPVDGKLVPNPYKTWNEINAKLPARKIVFYGPPTSSGTRDAFEEMVVEKVCKKMGGYPKDYKAIRQDSAYVPAGENDNLIVQKLAKDKDAFGIFGYSFLEENGDTIQGAAINGVSPTPDDIASGKYPISRSLYFYIKNAHYNAVPGLKEYVELFMSDKMIGDKGLLKKIGLIPLPEDVRAKARQAVLDKKKLSLEDLKHK